ACACTGATCGTGTTCCTCGGGCTCGGCATGGGCCTGCAGAACGCCGTCGCCCGGCGCCTCGGCGTCCCGGACCTCACCACGACCGTACTGACCCTGACCCTGACGGGGCTGGCCGCGGACTCCACTCCGGCCGGTGGCGCGGCGCCGCGACCCGGCCGCCGGATCCTGTCCGTGCTGGCGATGTTCCTCGGCGCCTTCGTCGGGGCCCAACTGGTCCTGCACGGCCACCTCGTGCTCACCCTGGGCCTGGCCCTGGTGCTCCTCGCCCTCACCTCCGTGATCACCCACCGCCTCGCGGCCGGCAACCCCGCCTGGACGAAGTCACCGTCCTGAGACCGGGCCCGCTCGCCCCACGGGGTGCACCGGATACGCCTGAGCCCCCTGATTCTGATTCAGGGGGCTCAGGCGTATCCCGGACGTTGGATCGTGCCCGGACGGTCAAGGACCGGAGCGCTCCGAGAAAACCCGATGCCGCGCTCGCTGCCTACATTCCCTTCGGTTCATTCCCGACGGACCCGACGGAAGGGCACGGAAGATGAAGAAGCGCAACGCAATGGTGCGGTTGCTGCCGGCGTTATTGCTGGTGGTGGGGGTGGGGGGATTCGCGGCTCCGTCGTCGGCCCAGAGCCGGCACACCCCTGCCCGGATCCCGGCCACGACCACCGCGGTCGGACCGCAGTACGACACCACGCACGTCTATGTCACCCCGGGCGCGATGGATGCGTTCGTCACCTGCTGGCAGGCGACCTTCGGCGGAACCCACACGACCAAGGTGGTCACACAGGTCACGCCGACGCCCAGTACGACCGTGTCGGAGTTGGTTCTCTCACCTGTCGGCACACTGTCCGTCTTCGACTTCCGGACGCCGGTCCCCTACCCGTTCGGTGCCGAACGCACCGGCTGGCTCATGAGCGACTTCGACAAGGGCGTCCGGCTGGCCCGGGCGAGCGGGGCGGACGTCGTCGTCGCGCCCTTCGACGACCCCATCGGCAAGGACGCGGTCGTCCAGTTCCCGGGCGGCGTCAACGCCCAGCTGTACTGGCACACCAAGGCTCCGTCCTACGCGCCGTTGGAGACCGTGCCGGACAACCGCATCTACCTGACGAGGGACTCGGCGAGTGAGTTCCTCACGTCGTACCTGCGCTTCACCGGTGGCCGGATCGTCTCGGACGACCGGGCCGCCGAGGGTGGTCAGATCGGTGTGCCCGACGGGACGTACCGCCGCATCGCCATCAGCTCCCCCTTCGGCAACACCGTGGTCAGCGTGACCGATGGGCATCTGCCGTACCCGTTCGGGCGGGAGACCACCGGCTACGCGGTGAAGGACCTCACCTCGACCCTGCGCAAGGCTGAGGCCGCGGGCGCGAAGGCGCTCCGGGGGCCGTACACCTCCGAGGGGCGCACCAGCGCGATGGTGCGGTTCCCCGGCGGCTACGTGGCCGAACTCCACCAGGGCGACGCCCGCTGATCCTCCGTAGCAGCCACCGCACGGCCGGCCGTGCGGGCAGGGGCCGTCGCCCCGGGCAAGGACGTCGTGGTCCTCGCCCGGGGCGACGGCATTCCCGCGCAGCGCATCGCTCTCTGCGCCCGGCTACTCAGCGATTGCCGCACGGGAAGTGGGCTTCAGCCGCAGGACGCGGGAGGCGGCGAAGGGCAGGAGGTCGTCGTGCCGGTCCGGTAGGGCGATCACCAGGGCGCTGTCCGGCAGGGCGCGCCGCACGCCCGTCAGCATCCGCGTCGCCGTACGGTCGTCGAGGCCGGCCGTCGGTTCGTCGAGCAGAAGGACCGCGGGTGTCCGCAGGACCGCTCTCGCGATCACCAGGCGGCGTCGCTGGCCCTGCGAGAGAGCACTGCCCAACGGGCCCGTCGGAGTGTCGAGGGGCAACTGCTCCAACGCCGCGGCCTCCAGGGCCGCCCGGAGTGTGGCGTCGTCCGCGCCCGGGGCGGATTGCCGGAGGTTCTCGGCGAGGGTCGCGTCGGCGATCCAGTCCTCCGCTTCGACGAGGGTGAGCGAATCGGCGATCGCACGGGCGGGCAGGGACTCGACGGGTACGCCGTCGAGCAGCACCGACCGGGGAACAGCGGGGGAGATCCGTCCCGCCAGCGTCTCCAACAGGGTGCTCTTCCCACTGCCGTTGGGCCCGGTGACCAGGACGACGCTGCCGGGCTCGATCACCGCGGACCACCGGGTGCGGTAGGCGCCGACACCGACAGGCACGTGGCGGGCCACCAGGGCCCGTGCCGCGCCTGCCGGCGACGCCCTCGGCGGGGACGCGGTCGACAGCTCACCCGGGAGGGCCCGGTTCGCGAGCTCCGTCAGCCGGTGGGCGGCGTCGGCGGCCAGGCCGTGGTCGCGGAGCACCTGAGGGAGCGTCTCCACCAGCTCGTACGCGGCCGCGACCAGCAGCACCTCGCCGATGGCCTCGGCAGCCGGCTGGGCGAAGACCGGACCGGACAGCGCCAGGACCAGGACCGCCGTCTGGCCGGCCACGGCCAACAGCCGCAGCAGCAGCCGGGATCGGCGCATCATCGTCTCAGCCGCGGCCTCGGCCCGCCGGGCCCTGCCGACCGCGTCCGCGACCTGCTCGCGGACCGGATCGACCGCGTCCAGGCAGCGCAGTTCCCACCACGCGGAGCGCGCGCTGAGCAGCGTGGCGCGTGCGGTGGCCCACGCTTCCGCGGCCGTCCGCTGATGGCCGCGGGTCCGCCGCTCGGCGGTCACTGCCGTGGCCACGGAGAGCGCGAGCAGCAGCAGTTCCGCCGCGCCGGACGGCGGACTCGCCACCGTCAGCAGGGTGACGACGACGGCGGCGGTCAGGCCGATCCCTGCCAGCGGCGGGACGACCTGGCCGGCCATCCCGCCCGCCGCGCCGACGTCGCTGGTGAGCCGGGCCATCAGGGCGCCGTCACGGTGGTTGCGCAGTTCGCGGGCCGGCACGGTGGTCGCGGCGCGGACCAGGCGTGAGCGCAGCGAGACGGTCGCGCCGAGCAGGGCGCCATGGCTGACCAGGCGCTCCGAGTAGCGCAGACCGGTGCGGCCCAGGGCGAGGGCGCGGACCGTTCCCGAGGGATACATCCAGGACCAGGTGGTGTTCGCCTGTGCGGTGACCACCGCGCAGGAGGTCAGGAACCAGCCGGACACCCCCAGCAGGCCGGCGGCACACAGTTCGGCGGTCCCGGCGAGCACCGCTGCGATCAGCAGGTCGCGGCGTGCCCGGTGGTCCGCCGCCGTCCACAGCAGCCTGAACGCGGTCACAGTGTCTCCCTCGTCCGGGACACCCGTCCCTGTTCCAGCCGCACGATGTCGTCGGCGATGCCGAGCAGTGCCGGGCTGTGTGTCGTGAGCAGCACGGTGCGACGGCGCGCGAGCGTCCGGATGGCGCCGATGACACGGGCCTCGCCGTCCGGGTCGAGATGGGCGGTGGGTTCGTCCAGGCACAGCAGCGGTGCGTCGTGGAGCAGAGCCCGGACCAGCACCAACTGCTGCATCTGCCCGGAGGACAGCCCCCAGCCGCGCTCCACGACCGGCGTCGTCAACCCCTGGGGAAGTGCGGCGAGCAGGTCCTCGAAGCCCAGTGCCGTGAACGCCGCGGCCAGTTGTACGTCGTCGGCGTCGCGCCGGGCCAGCAGCAGGTTGTCCCGTAGCGTGCCGGGGAGGAGGTGGGAGGGCTGTCCGACCCATGTCGTCATGGCCGGCGAGGCTTGCCGGGTCGCGGAGCCGATGGTGTGCAGGCACTGCCCGCGGTCCGGTTCGCGCAGACCTGCCGCCACGGAGAGCAGGGTTGTCTTTCCGGCGCCGCTGGGGCCGCTGAGGGCCACGATCGAACCCGGCCGCACGGTCAGGGTGACCTCGTCCAGGGCCGCGTCGTCGCGACCCCGGTACCGAACGCCTACCTCCTTCAGGGTCACACCGGCCGGGCCCGGCCCGCTCGGACGACGCACGGTGGGCACCCGCGTCGGGAGACAGTCGGTCGGTGCGACCGGGACCCTGCCGATGATCTCCGAGATCAGCTCGGCCGCCGCGGATGCCTCGGCACGGGCGTGGTAGCCACGGGCGAGCTCCCGGGCAGGGGCGAAGTACGCCGGGGTCAGGACGAGCACGAACAGCGCGGTGCCCAGGCTCATGGTGGACGGGACCACCGGCAGGTCGAGGTAGCCGAGCAGGGCGAGTCCGCAGTACGTGGCGACGACGGCCATGGCCACGGTGATGAGGAGCTCGATCCAGGCGGTCGAGAGGAAGGCCACCCGCAGTACGGTCCGGGTGCGCCTGGCCAGTTCCCGGTCGACCGCCTCGGTCGCGCGTACCGCTTCCTCACCGGCTCCGAGGCCGACGAGCGTGGGCAGTCCGCGCAGTTGGTCCAGCAGCTGGGTGCTCAGCTTCCGGGTGGCGGTGAGCTGGGCGTGCACCGCGGCGCGCGTGCCCAGGCCGATCACTTTCAGGTTGAACGGCAGCAGCGGTGTCGCCAGCACGAGCAGCAGAGCGACGGCCCAACTCCCCACCAGGATGGCGGCCAGCACGATGCCGCTGCCCAGCAGCATCGCCCGCCGGGCAGGAACGTACGTCGTCAGCCACGGGGTCAATCGGCCCACCTCGCCGTCGAGGGCCTCACCGAGAGCGGCGTCCGACACCTCTTCCAAGGGCGTGGCCGCCGCGGGGAGCGCGGCCAGGAGCAGGCGGGTGCGCAGGTGGTCCTGGACGGCGGCCGCGCCGTCGTCCGCGGTCCGGTCGGCCGCCGCGAGCAGGACTGCGCGCAGCAGCAACCCGGCGGCGACCAGGGCCGCACCGGAGAGCACCGTGGCCAGGGCTGCGCCCCCGTGGGGGGACCGCAGTGCGGCCTCGGCCGCCCGGCCCAGCCCCGCCGCCCACATCACATGGCCCGCGGCCGCCAGCCCGCGCAGGGTGCCGGCTCGCCGGAATGCGGGTTCGCCGACCGCCGCCCATTGGGTGAGCAGTCCCGCCGCCCGCTGCTGACCTTCGTCGTCCCGGCCGAGCCGGGCGAGGTGGTCGGGGCTTTCGTTCACTTGTCGGCTGCCTGGAGGTCGAATTCGCCGGCGGCCGCCGAGCGGCGGTCGGAGCGGATCCATCCGGCGAGCGCCGTCATGGCGAACAGAGCGACACCGACCGGTCCGATCCACACCCGTACGCCGCCGAAGACATCCTGCGAGACGGCGGCCACCGCGACGGCCAGGAGGGTCAGGAGCACGCGCCGGGCGGCGACGGCCGCCCACGGACCGTCGCCCGCGGCCGGGGCCGCCGGCACGGACCGCTCCGCGGCGGCCCCGGTGTCGGGCGGGCCGGCCGGGTCGGTGTGGGCCGGTGGCCGGGCGAACTTCCCGCGGAAGACCCACCACGCGTAGAGGTTGTAGGCCAGGACGACCGGCATGCACCCGCCCACCCCGATGAGCAGGAACAGCTGCGACCCGTGCGGGCCGGCGGCCGCGTGCACGGTCAGGTCGGGTGGGACGACGACGGGCGCGGTGGCGGCGACGAGCGCGAGCAGGCCCGCGGCCTCCGTACCGGCCACGGCGGCGAACGGACGCCAGTCGGGCCGGCGGCCGAAGCCGTACCAGGCGGTCGCCGCGCAGACCACGGCCACCGCCACCGCGAGGCCGAACAGGGTTGCCCGGAGCGGCTGGTCGAAGCCCAGGTGCTGCGGGTCGGCGAACCGGAGCCCGAATCCGAGGACCAGGCCGGCCACCGCGACCGCCAGGATCAGCGGTCGCCCCAGGCGGCCCGCTCGTTCGTGGGCTGTCCCCGTGGTCTTGTCCTGCAGCCACGCGGCACCCGCCAGCAGGTAGACGGCCACCATCCCCAGGGCGCACAGCACGCTGTAGGGCGTCAGCCAGTCCCAGGTGCTTCCGGTGAACACCCCGCCGCGGTGCGGCAGTCCGGACAGGACGCCGCCGACGACGAGGCCCTGGCACACGGTGGCCACCAGCGAGGAGATTCCGAAGACGAGGCCCCAGCCGCGCCGGTAGCCGGGGGCGGCGCTCTGCAGCTCGATGGCCGTGCCGCGCAGCACGAGGGCGAGCAGCATGACGATCAGCGGCAGGTAGACGCCGGGCAGCACGGTGGCGTAGACACCGGGCAGGCCCGCCCACAGCGCCACGCCCGCCAGGATGAGCCAGCTCTCGTTGGCGTCCCATGCGGTCGCGATCAGCTCGTTGTACTCCTTGCGCCGCTGGTCGCTGCGGTCGAACAGGCTCAGGATGCCGATGCCGAGGTCGTAACCGTCGAGCAGGACGTAGGCCCCGAGTGCGAGCAGGACCAAGGCGTATGACGCGTACTCAAGCATGGCCGATCTCCGTGGCGTGGACGGTGGTGCCGGCGTCGGTCACCAGGTGCTCGGGGCCGGTCCGCACCGTGCGGACGATGTAGCGGATCCACAGCCCGAGCAGCAGCGCGTAGACGGTGACGAAGCCGGTGAGGCCGGCGATCGCCGCGCCGAGGGAGAGGTGGGAGACGGCGTCACTGGTGCGGATCAGCCCGTAGACGACCCAGGGCTGTCGGCCGGCCTCCGCGGTGATCCAGCCGCCGCTGATGGCCACGACACCGGCGGGGGCCATCCAGACCATCAGCCGGTGGAACCGCCGGGCTGTGTACAGCCTGCCGCGCAGCCGCAGCACCAATCCGGCGAAGGCCATGCCGAACATCGCCAGAGCGGTGAAGTACATCGCCCGGAAGCCGTAGAAGACGGACCACATGTCGGGGCGTTCGTCCTCGGGTGTCTGCAACAGTCCGGGGACGTGCGCCTTTCCGGAGAGGTCCTTGCCGATGACGGCGCCCAAGTGCGGTATCGCGACCTGGAACGTGTTCTCGCCCTTGTCCGTGTCGGGCACCACAAGCAGGTTGTAGCCGTTGTTGTCGGACTTCCAATTGCCTTCGAATGCCTCCAGTTTGGCGGGCTGGTGGGCACCCATGAACACGGCGGTGAGGTCGCCCGCATAAAGCTGTACGGGCATCAGGACGGCCAGCACTCCCAGTGCGATGGACAGCGTGCGGCGGGCGAAGGGCAGCGCTCGCTGCTTGACCAGGTACCAGGCGGCGATCCCGCCGATGAACCAAGCGGCGCTGATCAGCACCGCGAGCAGGATGTGCGGATACCGGTAGGAGAACGCCGGGTTGAACAGCACCTGCCACCAGTCGCTCGCCCGGAACTGGTCGCCGACCTCGGCGAACCCCGTAGGGTCCTGCATCCAGCTGTTGGCGGACAGGATCCATGTCGTGGACAGCAGTGTGCCGACGACGAGCATCCAGCAGGCGAACGCCATGGTTCTGGGGCGCACTCGGCCGTCGCCGTACAGCATGATGCCGATGAACCCGGCTTCCAGGAAGAAGGCCGTGATGACCTCCATTCCGATCGTGACACCGAGGATCGGACCGACCGCATGGGCGTATCTGCCCCAGTTGAGGCCGAACTCGAAAGTCATGACGGTACCGGCGACCACACCGAGACCGAATCCGACCGCGAATATCTTCTTCCAGAAACGGAATATCTGGAGGTACAGCGGATTCCCGGTCCTGAGGTAGACCGTGTACATCACGGCCAAGAAGAGGGAGAGGCCGACGGTCAGTGCGGGAAAGCTCATGTGGAAGACTGCGGTGACGGCGAACTGCCATCGTGAGATATCCACCACTGCGGGCGACGCCACGGTGTCTCTCCTCCTGATCGGTTCCGGTCGGTTCGGATGGCGGCGGCCAGCCCTGGTGGAATGGCCCGAGAATTCCGGGCGCGGGTCAAGAATTTCCGGACGGTCTTCGTATTCCCCGGCTCCTGGGCCACCGTAGGGTCGGCCGGTGGGTGTCCTTTGTCTCTGGGCGCATCACCCGTGTCCTCGCAGCGCAATGCGTGGATACGGCGCGGCCGGCGGCCGATGGGGCCCGCCAT
The sequence above is a segment of the Streptomyces lydicus genome. Coding sequences within it:
- a CDS encoding glyoxalase; the protein is MKKRNAMVRLLPALLLVVGVGGFAAPSSAQSRHTPARIPATTTAVGPQYDTTHVYVTPGAMDAFVTCWQATFGGTHTTKVVTQVTPTPSTTVSELVLSPVGTLSVFDFRTPVPYPFGAERTGWLMSDFDKGVRLARASGADVVVAPFDDPIGKDAVVQFPGGVNAQLYWHTKAPSYAPLETVPDNRIYLTRDSASEFLTSYLRFTGGRIVSDDRAAEGGQIGVPDGTYRRIAISSPFGNTVVSVTDGHLPYPFGRETTGYAVKDLTSTLRKAEAAGAKALRGPYTSEGRTSAMVRFPGGYVAELHQGDAR
- a CDS encoding ATP-binding cassette domain-containing protein translates to MTAFRLLWTAADHRARRDLLIAAVLAGTAELCAAGLLGVSGWFLTSCAVVTAQANTTWSWMYPSGTVRALALGRTGLRYSERLVSHGALLGATVSLRSRLVRAATTVPARELRNHRDGALMARLTSDVGAAGGMAGQVVPPLAGIGLTAAVVVTLLTVASPPSGAAELLLLALSVATAVTAERRTRGHQRTAAEAWATARATLLSARSAWWELRCLDAVDPVREQVADAVGRARRAEAAAETMMRRSRLLLRLLAVAGQTAVLVLALSGPVFAQPAAEAIGEVLLVAAAYELVETLPQVLRDHGLAADAAHRLTELANRALPGELSTASPPRASPAGAARALVARHVPVGVGAYRTRWSAVIEPGSVVLVTGPNGSGKSTLLETLAGRISPAVPRSVLLDGVPVESLPARAIADSLTLVEAEDWIADATLAENLRQSAPGADDATLRAALEAAALEQLPLDTPTGPLGSALSQGQRRRLVIARAVLRTPAVLLLDEPTAGLDDRTATRMLTGVRRALPDSALVIALPDRHDDLLPFAASRVLRLKPTSRAAIAE
- a CDS encoding ATP-binding cassette domain-containing protein is translated as MNESPDHLARLGRDDEGQQRAAGLLTQWAAVGEPAFRRAGTLRGLAAAGHVMWAAGLGRAAEAALRSPHGGAALATVLSGAALVAAGLLLRAVLLAAADRTADDGAAAVQDHLRTRLLLAALPAAATPLEEVSDAALGEALDGEVGRLTPWLTTYVPARRAMLLGSGIVLAAILVGSWAVALLLVLATPLLPFNLKVIGLGTRAAVHAQLTATRKLSTQLLDQLRGLPTLVGLGAGEEAVRATEAVDRELARRTRTVLRVAFLSTAWIELLITVAMAVVATYCGLALLGYLDLPVVPSTMSLGTALFVLVLTPAYFAPARELARGYHARAEASAAAELISEIIGRVPVAPTDCLPTRVPTVRRPSGPGPAGVTLKEVGVRYRGRDDAALDEVTLTVRPGSIVALSGPSGAGKTTLLSVAAGLREPDRGQCLHTIGSATRQASPAMTTWVGQPSHLLPGTLRDNLLLARRDADDVQLAAAFTALGFEDLLAALPQGLTTPVVERGWGLSSGQMQQLVLVRALLHDAPLLCLDEPTAHLDPDGEARVIGAIRTLARRRTVLLTTHSPALLGIADDIVRLEQGRVSRTRETL
- a CDS encoding cytochrome d ubiquinol oxidase subunit II, whose amino-acid sequence is MLEYASYALVLLALGAYVLLDGYDLGIGILSLFDRSDQRRKEYNELIATAWDANESWLILAGVALWAGLPGVYATVLPGVYLPLIVMLLALVLRGTAIELQSAAPGYRRGWGLVFGISSLVATVCQGLVVGGVLSGLPHRGGVFTGSTWDWLTPYSVLCALGMVAVYLLAGAAWLQDKTTGTAHERAGRLGRPLILAVAVAGLVLGFGLRFADPQHLGFDQPLRATLFGLAVAVAVVCAATAWYGFGRRPDWRPFAAVAGTEAAGLLALVAATAPVVVPPDLTVHAAAGPHGSQLFLLIGVGGCMPVVLAYNLYAWWVFRGKFARPPAHTDPAGPPDTGAAAERSVPAAPAAGDGPWAAVAARRVLLTLLAVAVAAVSQDVFGGVRVWIGPVGVALFAMTALAGWIRSDRRSAAAGEFDLQAADK
- a CDS encoding cytochrome ubiquinol oxidase subunit I, which translates into the protein MASPAVVDISRWQFAVTAVFHMSFPALTVGLSLFLAVMYTVYLRTGNPLYLQIFRFWKKIFAVGFGLGVVAGTVMTFEFGLNWGRYAHAVGPILGVTIGMEVITAFFLEAGFIGIMLYGDGRVRPRTMAFACWMLVVGTLLSTTWILSANSWMQDPTGFAEVGDQFRASDWWQVLFNPAFSYRYPHILLAVLISAAWFIGGIAAWYLVKQRALPFARRTLSIALGVLAVLMPVQLYAGDLTAVFMGAHQPAKLEAFEGNWKSDNNGYNLLVVPDTDKGENTFQVAIPHLGAVIGKDLSGKAHVPGLLQTPEDERPDMWSVFYGFRAMYFTALAMFGMAFAGLVLRLRGRLYTARRFHRLMVWMAPAGVVAISGGWITAEAGRQPWVVYGLIRTSDAVSHLSLGAAIAGLTGFVTVYALLLGLWIRYIVRTVRTGPEHLVTDAGTTVHATEIGHA